CCGCCCATGATCGCCTCGGCCCGGTCGCGCAGTTCGACCACGATGCGTTCGGCGGTCTTCTTGCCGATGCCGGGAATGCGGGTCAGCGCGGTGACGTCGCCGGCCTGCACGAGGCGCGCGAACTCCTCGACGCTGGCACCCGACAGGATCGCCAGCGCGATCTTCGCGCCGATGCCGGTGACCCGCTGGACGTCGCGGAACAGGCGGCGCTCGGCCTCGGTCGCAAACCCGTAGAGGGAGACCGAATCCTCCTTCTGCGCGTAGTGCGTGAAGAGGGTGATCTCCTTCCCGAGCACCGGCAGCTCGTAGAAGGTGCTCATCGGCGCTTCGAGTTCATAGCCGACGCCGTTGACGTCCAGCACCAGCCACGGCGGCGACTTGTGCGCCAGCAGGCCCCTCAGGCGGCCGATCATCGGCGGCTCCAGGCCAGGCGCGTGTCGATGCCCATGCGCTGCGCGCTGGCGCGGGTATGGGCGTGGGTGATGGCAATGGCCAGGGCGTCGGCGGCGTCGGCCTGCAGGCGGCCCTTGAGGCCAAGGATCGCCCCGACCATGTGCTGCACCTGGGCCTTGTCAGCGGCGCCCTTGCCGACCAGGGCCAGCTTCACCTGGCGCGCGCCGTACTCGCTCACGGGCAGGCCGTGCATGACCACGGCGCAGATCGCGGCGCCTCGGGCCTGGCCGAGCTTGAGCGCGGAGTCGGCGTTCTTCGACACGAACACCTGTTCGATCGCGACCTCGTCGGGCCGATGCGCCTCGACCACGGCGCGCAGGCCATCGAGCAGCCGGCGCAGACGCTGCGGAAGGTCGCCCGGCACCGCGGCGGCACCCGCCAGCAGATCCAGCGGCGCGTGGTAGACGTGGGTGGTGCGTCCCGCGGCGTCGACGTCGATGATGCCGACGCCGGTGCGCTGCGAGCCGGGGTCGATGCCGAGGATCCTGGTCACCTGTCCAGCTTACGCGTATGCGTCGTCGCCGAGCCCGGCGTTGGAATAGACCGCCTGCACGTCGTCGATGTCTTCCAGCCAGCGCAGCAGCTTCACCACCTGCTGGGCGGTCTCGCCTTCGACGGCGATGTCGTTGTCGGCGCGCAGGGTGACCTCGGCGTGCGCCGCGGGCAGGCCGGCGGCGGCCATGGCGTCGCGCACCGCGGCGAAGTCGTCGGGCGAGGTCAGCACGTCGATGGCGCCGTCCTCGGGATAGACCACCACGTCCTCGGCGCCGGACTCGATCGCGGCGTTGGTGACCGCGTCCTCGTCGGCGCCGGCGTCGTAGCGCAGGATGCCCTGCTTGCGGAACATGAAGGCGACCGAGCCGTCGGTGCCCAGGTTGCCGCCGAACTTGCCGAAGGCATGGCGCACGTCGGCCACGGTGCGCACCTTGTTGTCGGTCAGGCAGTCCACGATCACGGCGACGCCGCCAGGGGCGTAGCCCTCGTAGCGGATCTCCTCGTAGTCCACACCCTCGAGCTCGCCGGTGGCCTTCTTGACCGCGCGCTCGATCACGTCCTTGGTCATGTTGGCCGACAGGGCCTTGTCGATGGCGCTGCGCAGGCGCGGGTTGCCCCCGGGGTCACCGCCGCCGGCGCGCGCGGCGACCGAGATCTCGCGGATCAGCTTGGTGAAGATCTTCCCGCGGCGCGCGTCTTCCGCGCCCTTGCGGGCCTCGATCGAGGGACCCCTGCCCATGCGTGCTACCCATCCTCTGTACGGCTGCGACCCGTCGATTCTACCTGTCCTGCCGGCGGAACCCCGATTGGATCGGCCGGGACGTTCAGCGCAGGAAGGCGCCAGACCCGAGGAACGCCAGCACCTGCCGCACCGCTTCGCGGGAAACCAGCAGGCCGCTGTGCGAGGCGTCGATCAGCACATGGTCCGCCAGCCCCGGGACGCGGGTTTCGTCGAGCTGCACCGTGCCGTCGTGCACGCCATCGAACCGCGCGACCAGTGCCCCCAATCCGCGCGGCCGGCTGCCCGCGACCATGCCGACCTCGACGCCGGGCGGCAGCCACGTACAGCCCGACCGGAGCAATGCCGCGCTGCGCCCGAGGTAGAGCGTGGTGAGCGGGTTCCGCGACATCACCTGCGCCACCCCGCTGCCGCACAGCGGCGTGCCCAGGCAGGCGACGCGTACCACCGGCAGGGTCGGTTCGGCCCGGAGCGCCTCCAGCGCCATCAGGCCACCGAGGCTGTGGCCGACGACGTGGGTGGGCGGCCCGTGGCGCAGCCGGTCGCGCACGGCGTCGACCGCGGCGCGGGTGCTGCCGACGATGCTGCGATAGCCGAAGATCGCGGGTTCGTAGCCGGCCGAGCGCAGTCGCGCGGCGAGCGTGCGCATCGCCAGCGGCGGCATCCACAAGCCGTGCACCAGCAGCACGCGGCGGACCGCCTGCACCCCGGCGGCATCGGCCGCGGACTCAGGACCGCGTGGCGTCGGCGTCATCGGCGGTGTACGGCCTGGTGCGGCGCAGGATGTATTCGAGGTCGCGGGTCCGGCCCACGGGGAACAGGTACTCACCCACCCGGTCGAAGCCGCGGCGTGCGTAGAAGCGCTGGGCGCCATGGTTGCCCGACCAGACGCCGATCCAGAGGCCGCAGGAACCATTGCGCTGCAACCAGGCCATGACCGTGTCGAACAGCGCGCCTCCCCAGCCACCGCCCTGGTAGGCGGCGAGCAGGTAGAGGCGCTTGAGCTCCCCGTCCCCGGAGGCCACGTCCGGATGCGGCAGGCCGCAGGGCCCGGCGGCGGCGTGGCCGACCGCTTCGCCCGCGTCTTCCAGCAGCCAGATCGCGTAGTCCGGGTGCGACAGGATCACCCGCTGCCGCTCCTCGGCGTAGGCCTCGGCGATGAAGTCGGCGAGGTCCCGGGGAGGATAGAGGTGTCCGAAGGTCCCGGTGAACGTGCGCGCCGCGAGCCGCGACAGCGTCCCCGCGTCGTCGGCGGTGGCGCGGCGAATGGTCGGTGAGGACGCGGACATGCCCGCCATTGTAGGACCGGCTGCAGGAGCGGCTGTAGGAGCGGCTACAGCCGCGATTGCGGAACGACCGGCAAGTGCGATCGCGGCTGTAGCCGCTCCTACAGGGTGGTGGCGGCATCGCCGCGGGGGCGATCGCGGCTGTCGCGGCTCCCGCAGGCCGCTCAGCGGCCCTTGGGGCGGACGGTGACGTGGACTTCGGCCAGCTGCGCGTCCTCGATGGGCGACGGGGCGCCGGTCATCAGGCACTGGGCGGTGGTCGTCTTCGGGAACGCGATCACGTCGCGGATCGACTCCGTGCCCGCCATCAGCGCGGCGATGCGGTCGATGCCGAAGGCGATGCCGCCGTGCGGCGGGGCGCCGTACTTCAGCGCGTCGAGCAGGAAGCCGAACTTGGCCTGCTGCTCGTCGGCACCGATGCCCAGCAGCTCGAACACCGCCGCCTGCATCGCCGGCCGGTGGATGCGGATCGAGCCGCCGCCGATCTCGTTGCCGTTGAGCACCATGTCGTAGCCGCGGCTGGTAGCCGTGCGCGCGTTGGCGCGCAGGTCGTCGATGTCGTCCACCGCCGGCGCGGTGAAGGGATGGTGCAGGGCGACGTAGCGCTTTGCCTCGTCGTCCCATTCGAACATCGGGAAGTCGGTGACCCACAGCGGCTTCCAGCCGGCCTCGACCAGGTTCAAATCCCTGCCGGCCTTCAGGCGCACCGCGCCCATGAAGTCGCTGACCGTGTTGTACGCGCCGGCGCCAAAGAACACGATGTCGCCCTCGCCGGCGCCCACGTGCGCCAGCAGCGCGGAGAACGCCGCCTCGTCGAAGAACTTCGCCACCGGCGAGTTCACCGCGCCGTCCTCGCCCCGCTTGGCGTAAGCCAGGCCCTTGGCGCCGTACTTCGCGGCGTGCGCGGCGTACTCGTCGATCTGCTTGCGGCTCAGCGCCGCGCCGCCGGGAATGCGCAGCGCACACACGCGCATGCCGTCGACGCCGGCGGCATCGGTGAACACCTTGAACTGCGAGTTGCGAACCTGCGCATCCACGTCCACCAGCTCCAGCGCGATGCGCAGGTCCGGCTTGTCCGAGCCGTAGCGGCGCATGGCCTCGGCCCAGGTCATGCGCGGGAAGGCACCGAGTTCGGCGCCGACCACCTCGCGGAACACGTCCCGCACCATCTGCTCGACGGTGTCCTGCACGATCGCTTCGTCCACCCACGCGAACTCCATGTCGAGCTGGGTGAACTCCAGCTGCCGGTCGGCGCGCAGGGCCTCGTCGCGGAAGCAGCGCGCGATCTGGTAGTAGCGGTCGAAGCCGGCCATCATCAGGATCTGCTTGAACAGCTGCGGGCTCTGCGGCAGCGCGTAGAACTCGCCCTCGTGCATGCGCGCCGGCACCAGGAAATCGCGCGCGCCCTCGGGCGTGGCCTTGGTCAGGATCGGGGTTTCGATGTCCTGGAAGTCGCGCGCGTCCAGCCAGCGGCGCAGCGCCGCGACCAGCTTCGTGCGCGTGCGCATGCGCCGCTGCATCTCCGGGCTGCGCAGGTCGAGGTAGCGGTACTTCAGGCGCACGTCCTCGCCCGGGTTCTCGTGGTGGTGGAAGGGCAGCGGCTCGGCCTTGTTCAGCACCTCGATCGCGGTCGCGACCACTTCCACCTGGCCGGTCGCGATCTTCGCGTTCACCGATTCGCGGCGGCGCACGGTGCCGGTGACGCGCAGGCAGTCCTCGTAGCCCACCTTCGCGGCCGTGGCGACCACGCCGGCATTGCCCTCGGCGTCCGACGGCTCGGCCACCACCTGCACGATGCCGTGGTGGTCGCGCAGGTCGATGAAGCACAGGCCGCCAAGGTCGCGGGCGACGTCGGCCCAGCCGCAGAGGGTGACGGTCTGGCCGAGCAGGGACTCGTCGATCAGGCCGCAGAAGTGGGTGCGCATGGAAACTCCGGAAGGGCGCCGCGCAGGTGCGCGGAAACCCTGCATTTTAGCGGGTCGGCGGCGGGGTTTAGAATGTCGGCATCGATACGCCGCACGCCCCGCCCCCTTCCCTGCACCCCCGCAGCATGATCGCCACCGTCCGTCCGCTGGCCGCGCTGCTGGCTGGCGTGGCCCTGTTGCTGATGGGCAGCGGCCTGCTCGGGACCCTGCTGGCGCTGCGCGGGCGGATCGAGGGCTACGACGACCAGACGCTCGGCCTGGTGATGTCGGCCTATTTCGCGGGCTTCTTCTTCGGCACCTATGCCGCGCCCGGGCTGATCCAGCGCATCGGCCACATCCGCGCCTTCGCCTTCTATGCCGCCCTGTGCGCGGCCACCGTGCTCCTGCATCCGATCCTGGTCTCGCCTTGGGCCTGGGCCCTGCTGCGGCTGGGGACCGGCATCGCGCTGGTCGGCCTGTACACGGTGATCGAGAGCTGGCTCAACGTGCAGGCGCCGCCGGAGCAGCGCAGCCAGGTATTCGCGGTCTACATGGCGGTGAGCCTGCTTGCGCTGGCGGCGGGCCAGTGGCTGATCGGGCTGTGGTCGGCGTCGGGCTTCGTGCTGTTCAACCTGGTCGCCATCCTGGTCTGCCTGGCGGCGCTGCCGGTGACCGCGAGCCGGATGGTGCAGCCGGAACTGCCGCCGATGCCGCGGCTGGAGCTGAAACAGCTGTTCCGCGCGGCCCCGGCCGCCGCGCTTGGGGCGCTGCTGGCGGGCATGGCGGTGGGCAGCTTCTGGGGCCTGGGCGCCGTGTTCGCCAGCCGGCTCGGACTGGGCGTGGACGGCGTGGCGCTGCTGGTCAGCGCGACCATCCTCGGTGGCGCGGCGCTGCAGTGGCCCATCGGCCGCCTGTCTGACGGCACCGACCGCCGCACGGCGCTGGTGGTGGTCTGCGTGCTCGCCGCGGCCATCGGCCTGGCGATGATGCTGCCCGCGGGCCAGTCCGGCCTGCCGCTGTATGCGCTGTGGTTCTGCTTCGGCGGCCTGGCCTTCGCCATCTATCCGATCTGCATGGCCCATCTGCTCGACCACCTGCCGCCGGAAAAGACCCTGGCGGCGGGCAGCAGCCTGCTGCTGCTCAATGGCGTCGGCTCGGCGTTCGGCCCGGCGCTGGCCGGCGTGGCGATGACGCGTTACGGCCCCGAGGCGCTGCCGGCCTTCTTCGCCGCGACGCTGTTCCTCGCCGCCCTGGTGGCTGGTGGCCGGCGCCTGCTGCGGCCGCGCGACAACGACACGCCGTCGGTCTTCCACCTGATGCTGCGCACCACGCCCACCGCGATCGAGCTGCTGCCCGAGGTGGACATAGCGGAACCGGAGGGCCAGGAGGCCCACTGAATCAGCCGGCGTCGGGCTTGGCCACCGCCGGCTTGGCCTCGGTCTTTCCGGCAGCCGGGGCCGCCGGCGCAGCGGGACTGTCCGTCTTCGCCGGCGCATCGCCGGCCGCGGCGCCGCCCTCCGGCTTGCGGGCGCCTTCGCCGCCTTCGGCGAGATTGCGCTTCCTGTCGCCGTCCTTCTTGAAGTCGGTCTCGTACCAGCCGCTGCCGGCGAGACGGAACGACGGGGCGGTCAGCTTGCGACCCACGCCACCGGCCGCGCCGCACGCCGGGCAGGTGTCGGGGTCGGGATCCGACAGCTTCTGCAGGCGGTCGAACTCATGGTTGCAGGCGGAGCAGCGGAACGCGTAGATCGGCATGGCGGACAGACACCGGACAGGGCGGGATACAGCCCCGCAAGATGGGGCCGCGTCGGTGGAAACCAACCGCGGCCCCGCATGCGCGGGTGCCGCGACCGGTCAGTCGGTCGCGCCCCAGGGCGCCGGCGGCGCCGCGACCGGCGTGGCCAGGTCGAACTCCACCTGGAACATGCGACCGCCCGGACGCGACAGCTCGTACAGGAAGCGGCTGCCGGGCTCGATTTCCATCGCCCAGGTGTTGGTGGTCGAGACATCGGCGCCGGTGCGGCCGAAAAGTTCGATCGACTCCGCATCCACCGGGAACTCCTGGCGCACCGCGGTGCCGGCGGTCGCGGACTCGCCGCCGTACATGGTCTGCTCGTCCGGGCTGCCGTCCTCGTGGCGGTGGTCGTGCTTCAGGCGCAGGCCGCCGTCGGTGCGGGTGAGCACCCAGGTGCGCGAGTGGTCGTCGCCGACGTGGAAGGGCACGCGCAGTTCGCGGGTCGGGTCGTCGCAGCCGCGCACGTGCATGACCAGGTCCTTGCCCTCGAAGGCGTCGGGCTCGGGCGATGCCGGCTCGTTGGCGACGATGCGCCCGGCGAACGCCTGGCCGCAGTGGCTTGCCAGCGCGGCGAGGAAGGCGTCCGCGGGAGCGGCTTCGGGCACGGGGGCGTCGAGGGCCTCGGCGGGCGCGGCCCCGGCGCCGGCGGTGCCGGCCTGGTCGGTCGAAGGGGCACAGGCGGCAAGGGCCACCAGCGCGGCGGAAAGCACGGAGATCCGGATCGTATTCATCCGGCCACCCTAACCGCCGCGCGCGCGGCGGGCAAACCCGGCACGCGCGGCCGCTGTCAGCGCGGCTTCGGCTCGCGGTACACCAGCACCGGAATGGTCGAATGCGTCAGCACCTTGAGCGTCTCGCTGCCCAGCACCAGCCCGCTGAGGCCGCGGCGGCCGTGCGAAGCCATCGCGATCAGGTCGCAGCCGGCGTCGTCCGCGGCGTTGATGATCGCCTCCCAGGCATGGTCGCTCTCGACCATGCTCGAGCTGCAGGGGACGCCGGCCGCCGTCGCGCGCGCCTCGGCCGCGGCCAGGCGGCGTCCGCCCTCTTCGCGGGCCGCGCGGGTGTAGTCGTCATAGCCGCCGACCAGCTGTTCGCCGGTCACGCCGTAGACCCGGATCGGCGCGGTCACGGTGAAGAAATGCACGCCCGCTCCGGTTGCCTTCGCGAACGCGACGCCCTGGTCGACGGCGGACAGCGACAGCTCGGAACCGTCGGTGGGAATCAGGATCTGCCTGTACATGTCATTCCTCCTCTGCTCCCGCACACCGTGCACCCGCTTCGCACGGGGCACATTGATCCAGGTCAGGGCGCGCCGGCTCCATGGCGCGGGCCCGCGGGGACCGGGGCCGCGGCGCGCCTGCCCGCCTTCATGCCGGCCCCGCGGATGCGCGTGGCGTGGCCGCTGCCGGTCGCCGTGTAGCCGTCGATGACGGCCTCGGCAACCCAGGCCACGGTCTGGACAACGCCGTCCCCGGCATCGATCAGCCACTGGCGGGAGACGCGCCCGTCCGCGTAAGCGAAGCGGATCGCACCGCTGGCGTCCCGCCCCCAGGTCAGCGCGACCGGCGCCTCGCCGACGGGGTAGGCGGTGCCGCTGCCGCCGCGCGCGAGCACGTGATCGGCGCGGCCGCAGGCTTCCACCACGAGGTGGTGTGGATAGTCCACGCCGCAGACCATGGGCAGCGCATGGCGGCCGACCAGCATCGCCGGCGCATCATGGGAGCGCGTGCGCGGGATGCCGGGCGCGGCCCAGAGTTCGATCCGGCGCTCCTGCCAGGGCTGCGGGTCCGGACAGTCGGGCTGCTCGTAGACGACGTCGGTCCCGATCTGCCACAGCGACACGCCCTGTCCGCGCCAGTGCCGGCGCAGGTCGCGGCCGAGGACGGTCGCCACCAGCATGCCCGTGGCCTTTTCGTCCCCCCGGCAGGGCGCATAGCCCACCCACGTCGGCACCGACTGCAGTGGCAGGAGCTGGATGGTGCCGGACATTTCGGGCCGGGGGGCGTAGAGCTGCGGGCGATCGTCCATGCCGTGCAGCAGGACGTCGCCCTGCCCGTGCGGCTCCATCAGCAGTGCGCCGTTGCTCTCCAGCGGCGTACCCGGAGCACCATGCGGTCCGGCCAGTGCCAGCACGGGCCGGGTGTCGGCGAGCCCGACGGAGCTCACCGGCATCGGGTCGAACACCAGTTGCGGGGATGCGGCGAGGCCCGGGTCAGCACGGAGCGCGGCGTTGAACGCGGCGACGTCGGCGACCAGCGACAGCCCGTCGGGGAAGCCGGCCGGTAGCCGGCCCGGATCGACCGCCAGGCGCTCCAGCGCGGTCGCCACGACCTGGAGGTCGGAGCCCCAGGCCGCGCGGATGGCCTCGGCGAGATCGGCGTCGGTGGCCGGCGGCACGCCGTCGACGGTCGTTGCGAGCACGGCGACCGCGGTCGCCAGCGGCGTGACGCGCAGCCCATCCGCGTCCTGCGCGGTCAGCCGGCCGTCCCTGCCGGCCAGCCAGGCCAGGCGCTGCTGTCCGCCCAGCAGCGACCTGAGCCGCACGCCCGGCGCGAGGTATTCGAGGCTCACCATGCCGGCCGCGCCCGTCGCCGGCAGTTCGATCTGGAACGCGCCCTGCCCGGCCGGCACCCGGGCCTGCAGCTCGCCATCGAGCAGCAGCTCGATCATTCCGGAATGCGTGCCGCCGACGTCGACCTCGCCCACCAGCAGCACCGTTCCCGGCGCGGCTGGCGGGGTGCGCAGGCGTGCCGCCTGGGTGGCGGCCGTGGGGAGCATCGCCAGGAGCACGGCGACGGCCACCACGGTCCAGGGTGCGGATCGGTCCATGCCCTGCCCCTTCCTCTGCTGGAGCCCCGACTATAGGCCGGAGGGCGCGCGCCGTCGCATTCAGCCGTAGAGGTCGAGCAGCGCCTCTTCCGCGTCCTGCAGTTCCTTGCGCACCGCCTGCTGCCGGCGCGTGAGCTCCTGCCCGCGCGTGCCGCCGTCGGCATAGGCGGCGGGGTCGGCAAGCGCGACCTCGAGCGCGGCAAGCTCGCCTTCCAGCTGGGCAACCCGCTCTTCGGCCTTGGACAGGCGGTGCGGGTTGACCTTGGGGACCTTGGCCACGGGGACCGGCGGTGGCGCCGGCAGCGCGGGTTCCACGGGCTTCGCCGCGGCGGCGCCGCCCGACGCCTCGGCCGCCCTGGCGTCCTGTGGCCGCGAGCGCAGCCATGCGGCGTAGTCGTCGAGGTCGCCATCGAAGGGCTGCACCCGGCCGTCGGCCACGCGCCAGTAGGTATCGCTGACCAGGCCGATCAGATGGCGGTCATGCGAGACCAGCACGATCGCGCCGGGGAAGTCGGACAGCGCCTCGGCCAGCGCCTCGCGCATCTCGAGGTCGAGGTGGTTGGTCGGCTCGTCGAGCAGCAGCACGTTGGGCTGGCGCCAGGCGATCAGCGCCAGCGCCAGGCGCGCGCGCTCGCCGCCGCTGAAGCCGTCGATGGACTCGAAGGCGCGGTCGCCGGGAAAGCTCCACTTGCCGAGGAAATTGCGGAAGTCCTGGGTGGAGGCGTTGGGCGAGATCTCGCGCAGGTGGTCGATCGGCGAAGTGCCGGCGACCAGGGCCTCGACCGTGTGCTGGGCGAAGTAGCCGATGCGCAGGTCGGGATGCGCGTAGCGCTCGCCGGTGAGCAGCGGCAGGTCGCCGACCAGCGACTTCACCAGGGTGGACTTGCCGGCACCGTTGGGGCCGAGCAGGCCGATGCGGTCGCCGGCCTCGAGGCCGAAGTTGGCGTCGTGGAGGATGACCGTAGGCGCACCCCCTGTAGGAGCGGCTATAGCCGCGATCGGGCCCGCGGCGGCCCCTGTAGGAGCGGCTATAGCCGCGATCGGGGCTGCGGCCATCGCGGCTATAGCCGCTCCTACAGGGGCGGAAGCGAGGCCCGGGTAGCCGCAGTCGGCGTGGTTCAGCCGCAGCAGGGCGTGCGGCAGCCTGGCCGGCGCCGGGAAATCGATCCGCACCTCGCGCTCGGCGCGCACCGCCTCGGTGTCGGCCAGCTTGGCCAGGCGCTTGACCCGCGACTGGGCCTGCGCGGCCTTGGCGGCGCTGGCCTTGAAGCGGTCGATGAAGCTCTGCAGGTGCGCGCGCTCGGCCTGCACCTTCTCGTGGGTGATCTGCTGCTGGCGCAGCTGCTCGGCGCGCTGGCGTTCGAAGGCGGTGTAGTTGCCGATGTAGAGCTTCGCCTTGCCGCCGTGCAGGTGCAGGGTGTGGGTATTGACGTTGTCCAGGAACTCGCGGTCGTGCGAGATCAGCAGCAAGGTGCCCTGGTACTTCATCAGCCACTGCTCGAGCCACAGCACGGCGTCGAGGTCGAGGTGGTTGGTGGGCTCGTCGAGCAGCAGCACGTCGGAGGGGGTCATCAGCGCGCGCGCCAGGTTCAGGCGCACGCGCCAGCCCCCGGAGAAGCTCGACACCGGGCGCTGCTGCGCCTCGCCCGGGAAGCCCAGGCCGTGCAGCAGCCGGCCCGCGCGCGCCGCGCCGTCATAGCCGCCGACTTCCTCCAGCTTCTGGTGCGCTTCCGCGACCGCTTCCCAGTCCTCGGCGGCGAAGGCGTTGGCCTCGGCCTGCAGCGCCGCGTGCACGGCGGTGTCGCCGGCCAGCACGAAGTCGATGGCCGGATCGGGCAGCGAGGGCATCTCCTGCGCGATCGAGGCGATGCGCAGGCGCGAGGGAAGGTCGAGGTCGCCGCGGTCGGGCTCGACCTCGCCGCGCACGGCGGCGAACAGCGAGGACTTGCCGGTGCCATTGCGGCCGACCACGCCGACCCGCCAGCCGGCGTGCAGCGACAGGTCGACTTCGGACAGCAGGAGGCGCTCGCCGCGGCGCAGGGCGAAATTGCGGAAGGAAATCATCCCGACAGTTTACCGGGCTGCGCGCCGCCGCCCCGCCTGCGGTAACGTCGGGGGCGCGCCGCCGGGGCGCGTGGCGGAGGTCCGGACCGATGGCGATGCAGCTCAACGTGCAGGTGGCGGCCTGGCTCCATTCCCAGGTGACCGGCGGGGCCCCGCTGGACCAGGTGCTGCCCGCCCTGCTGCGCCAGGGCTTCGACGAACTGCAGGTGCGGCGGATCTACAACGCGGTGCTGTCGGATCCGGACGGGTTCAAGGCCGGGTTCTCGCGCGTGGCCGCCGGCGAGCCCGGGGTGGCCCACAAGCTGCCCGAGGGGCAAGTCCACGCGCCGATCGCCCCGGCGCCGGCGACCGGCGGCGCTCCCCAGCCCCCGTTCGTCCCGGCGGCCCTGATCCGCACCGGCGGCCACGCCATCGCCTGCGACCACGGCGCGGTCCACGTCGCCTTCCGGCTGCAGCGCCCGCACGTGGTGCTGTTCGAGAACGTGCTGACCGCGGACGAGTGCGATGCGCTCATCGCCGAAGCCCAGCCGCGGCTGCGGCGCGCCGGCGTGGTCGACTCCGAACGCGGCGGCAGCAAGATCGACGAGCGCCGCACCAGCGAGCTGGCCGTGGTGCAGCGGGGCGCCTCGCCGCTGGTGACGCGGATCGATGCGCGCATCGCCACCATCACCGGCGTGCCGCTGGCGCAGGGCGAGCCGCTGCAGGTGATGCGCTACGGCGTCGGCGCCGAATACCAGCCGCACTACGACTACTTCGACCTGGGACGGCCGGGACAGGCCGCCAACCTGCGCAATGGCGGCCAGCGCATCGCCAGCCTGGTGGTCTACCTGAACGACGTCGAGGCCGGCGGCGAAACCACCTTTCCCCGCTGCGGCCTGGCCGTCGGGCCGCGCAAGGGCAGCGCGGTGTTCTTCGCCTATACCGACGCCCAGTCGCGCACCGACCCGATGTCCTACCACGCCGGTGCCCCGGTGACCCGCGGCGAGAAGTGGATCGCGACCCGCTGGATGCGCGAGCGCGAGTACGTCTGAGCGATTTCCCCCCGTCCCCCACCGGAGTTCCGCATGTCCCCTCATCCGCTCCGCCTCGCCCTGCTTGCCGCCCTGCTTCCCGCCGCCGTCCAGGCCCAGGACACCCGCCCCGCCACCAGCCTCGACAACGTCATCGTCACCGGCACCCGCGTCAGCGACCGCACCGTGGCCGAATCGCAGTCGCCGATCGACATCATCACCAGCGAGGCCCTGCAGGCCACCGGCACCACCGAGCTCGCCACCGCCCTGGCGCGCGCCCTGCCCTCGCTCAACTTCCCCCGGCCCGCGCTGACCGACGGGACCAGCGCCATCCGCCCGGCCCAGCTGCGCGGGCTGGCGCCCGACCAGGTGCTGGTGCTGGTCAACGGCAAGCGCCGCCACGCCTCGTCGCTGCTCAACCTCAACGGCACGATCGGCCGCGGCTCGGCGCCGGTGGACCTCAACACCATCCCGCTGGCGGCGATCGAACGCGTCGAGGTGCTGCGCGACGGCGCGTCGGCGCAGTACGGTTCCGACGCCATCGCCGGCGTGGTCAACGTGGTGCTGAAGGGCGCGCCGGGCACGGGCAGCGTGTCGGTCCGCCACGGCCGCTATTCGGCCGGCGACGGCGCCCAGACCCAGCTGGCCGGCGATGCCGGGCTGGCGCTGGGCGGCGACCGCGGCTTCCTCCACCTCTCCGCGCAGCTCGACCAGCAGGACCGCACCAACCGCGCGCGGCCGTTCGCCGGCACGCCGGCCGCGACCCAGCCGGCGCTGGGCCAGAAGGCCTTCGTGATCGGCGACCCGGAGGTGGACGCCGGCGCGGCCGCGTTCAACGCCGGCTTCGACATCGGCGACGCGCTTGCGCTGTACGCCTTCGGCTCGATCAGCAACCGCGACATCACCTCGTTCGCGTTCTTCCGCGCGCCGCGCAATCCGACGCAGAACATCCCGTCGATCTACCCGGACGGCTTCCTGCCGGAGATCAACAACGTCTCGCGCGACCGCGCCATCGTCGCCGGCCTGAAGGGCGGCCTTGGCGAGGCCTGGAGCTGGGATCTCGGCTTCAACCACGGCTACAACCACCTCGAGTTCTTCACCCGCAACACGCTCAACGCCAGCAT
The sequence above is a segment of the Luteimonas sp. MC1750 genome. Coding sequences within it:
- a CDS encoding alpha/beta fold hydrolase, with translation MTPTPRGPESAADAAGVQAVRRVLLVHGLWMPPLAMRTLAARLRSAGYEPAIFGYRSIVGSTRAAVDAVRDRLRHGPPTHVVGHSLGGLMALEALRAEPTLPVVRVACLGTPLCGSGVAQVMSRNPLTTLYLGRSAALLRSGCTWLPPGVEVGMVAGSRPRGLGALVARFDGVHDGTVQLDETRVPGLADHVLIDASHSGLLVSREAVRQVLAFLGSGAFLR
- a CDS encoding YebC/PmpR family DNA-binding transcriptional regulator — encoded protein: MGRGPSIEARKGAEDARRGKIFTKLIREISVAARAGGGDPGGNPRLRSAIDKALSANMTKDVIERAVKKATGELEGVDYEEIRYEGYAPGGVAVIVDCLTDNKVRTVADVRHAFGKFGGNLGTDGSVAFMFRKQGILRYDAGADEDAVTNAAIESGAEDVVVYPEDGAIDVLTSPDDFAAVRDAMAAAGLPAAHAEVTLRADNDIAVEGETAQQVVKLLRWLEDIDDVQAVYSNAGLGDDAYA
- the ruvC gene encoding crossover junction endodeoxyribonuclease RuvC, giving the protein MTRILGIDPGSQRTGVGIIDVDAAGRTTHVYHAPLDLLAGAAAVPGDLPQRLRRLLDGLRAVVEAHRPDEVAIEQVFVSKNADSALKLGQARGAAICAVVMHGLPVSEYGARQVKLALVGKGAADKAQVQHMVGAILGLKGRLQADAADALAIAITHAHTRASAQRMGIDTRLAWSRR
- a CDS encoding GNAT family N-acetyltransferase, with product MSASSPTIRRATADDAGTLSRLAARTFTGTFGHLYPPRDLADFIAEAYAEERQRVILSHPDYAIWLLEDAGEAVGHAAAGPCGLPHPDVASGDGELKRLYLLAAYQGGGWGGALFDTVMAWLQRNGSCGLWIGVWSGNHGAQRFYARRGFDRVGEYLFPVGRTRDLEYILRRTRPYTADDADATRS
- the ruvA gene encoding Holliday junction branch migration protein RuvA, whose amino-acid sequence is MIGRLRGLLAHKSPPWLVLDVNGVGYELEAPMSTFYELPVLGKEITLFTHYAQKEDSVSLYGFATEAERRLFRDVQRVTGIGAKIALAILSGASVEEFARLVQAGDVTALTRIPGIGKKTAERIVVELRDRAEAIMGGALATPLAGVPADPLSEATVALQQLGYKPAEAQRMARQAHVDGDPAESIIRKALQSALR
- the aspS gene encoding aspartate--tRNA ligase, with protein sequence MRTHFCGLIDESLLGQTVTLCGWADVARDLGGLCFIDLRDHHGIVQVVAEPSDAEGNAGVVATAAKVGYEDCLRVTGTVRRRESVNAKIATGQVEVVATAIEVLNKAEPLPFHHHENPGEDVRLKYRYLDLRSPEMQRRMRTRTKLVAALRRWLDARDFQDIETPILTKATPEGARDFLVPARMHEGEFYALPQSPQLFKQILMMAGFDRYYQIARCFRDEALRADRQLEFTQLDMEFAWVDEAIVQDTVEQMVRDVFREVVGAELGAFPRMTWAEAMRRYGSDKPDLRIALELVDVDAQVRNSQFKVFTDAAGVDGMRVCALRIPGGAALSRKQIDEYAAHAAKYGAKGLAYAKRGEDGAVNSPVAKFFDEAAFSALLAHVGAGEGDIVFFGAGAYNTVSDFMGAVRLKAGRDLNLVEAGWKPLWVTDFPMFEWDDEAKRYVALHHPFTAPAVDDIDDLRANARTATSRGYDMVLNGNEIGGGSIRIHRPAMQAAVFELLGIGADEQQAKFGFLLDALKYGAPPHGGIAFGIDRIAALMAGTESIRDVIAFPKTTTAQCLMTGAPSPIEDAQLAEVHVTVRPKGR